In a single window of the Candidatus Binatia bacterium genome:
- a CDS encoding sigma-70 family RNA polymerase sigma factor: MERSDGDLVRAVRHGDRDAFRVLVERYQRKVTAVALGMVRNREDALDIAQETFVKAFESLQNFKGDSSFYTWIYRIVVNLAIDFRRRERRRPTVPIEEPANAEGDRGYTLQLKEERLADPFEQAQAREIGARVAAAVDELTPDHKAVILLREVEGLSYEEISRVMQCSKGTVMSRLHYARKKLQKKLQDCL, from the coding sequence GTGGAGCGCAGCGACGGAGATCTGGTCCGGGCGGTCCGCCACGGCGACCGGGACGCGTTTCGGGTCCTCGTGGAGCGGTACCAGCGGAAGGTTACCGCGGTGGCGCTCGGTATGGTCCGGAACCGGGAGGATGCGCTCGATATCGCCCAGGAAACCTTCGTCAAGGCATTCGAAAGCCTGCAGAACTTCAAAGGTGATTCGAGCTTTTACACATGGATCTACCGCATCGTCGTGAATCTGGCCATCGACTTCCGCCGCCGCGAACGGCGGCGGCCGACGGTGCCAATCGAGGAACCGGCGAACGCGGAAGGCGATCGGGGCTATACGCTCCAGCTGAAGGAGGAGCGGCTGGCGGACCCCTTCGAGCAAGCGCAGGCGCGGGAAATCGGCGCGCGGGTGGCGGCCGCGGTAGACGAGTTGACCCCCGATCACAAAGCCGTCATACTCCTGCGCGAAGTGGAAGGTCTCTCCTACGAAGAGATCAGTCGGGTGATGCAGTGCTCGAAAGGTACCGTCATGAGTCGGCTGCATTATGCCCGGAAAAAACTCCAGAAGAAGTTGCAGGACTGCCTGTAG
- a CDS encoding zf-HC2 domain-containing protein — MTCREAANLIPLLFDGELAPHQMRAVVLHSTLCPECEVELRSLEHLQKLVRGSVSAAVDGIDFSDFWPGIERRLVVEPRTLWQRLVQWWEGTERWPVRVPAYAALAAAAAFAMFYAAQSGRPAAPGQLQMAAGGAAWIDSVDADVEAVLLLEDRESQTALLWVGDRFPGEAE, encoded by the coding sequence ATGACGTGCCGTGAAGCGGCCAACCTGATTCCCCTCCTGTTCGATGGCGAGTTGGCACCGCACCAGATGCGTGCGGTGGTGCTGCACAGCACGCTGTGCCCCGAGTGCGAGGTGGAGTTACGCAGCCTCGAGCATCTCCAAAAGCTCGTGCGTGGTAGCGTGAGCGCGGCGGTCGACGGCATAGATTTCAGCGATTTCTGGCCCGGGATCGAACGGCGGTTGGTCGTCGAACCGCGCACCCTCTGGCAGCGACTCGTACAGTGGTGGGAAGGTACCGAGCGCTGGCCGGTCCGCGTGCCGGCCTACGCCGCACTCGCAGCGGCCGCTGCATTTGCGATGTTCTATGCGGCCCAGTCCGGCCGCCCTGCCGCACCGGGGCAGCTCCAGATGGCTGCGGGCGGAGCGGCCTGGATCGACTCGGTGGACGCGGACGTCGAGGCCGTTCTGTTGCTGGAAGATCGGGAATCGCAGACCGCTCTGCTCTGGGTGGGTGACCGATTCCCGGGTGAGGCGGAGTGA